A single window of Plasmodium reichenowi strain SY57 chromosome 14, whole genome shotgun sequence DNA harbors:
- a CDS encoding hypothetical protein (conserved Plasmodium protein, unknown function) yields the protein MGSKKNSNTVDSSENVEEVVDNLTSEKNKESLKKDKRKKKEKKNNDVDDINEEEDEEGNDEDTMKKFSVDTSENEDDKEDDDDDEDDDDDEDDDDDEDDDDDDDDDDDEEDDDDDDDDDDDDDEDDDEDDDEDDDDENDQNEYAGDDKKDEDGDAKKGSDDEGFD from the coding sequence atgggtagtaaaaaaaatagtaaCACTGTTGATTCCTCAGAAAATGTTGAGGAAGTTGTTGATAATTTAACGAGTGAAAAGAATAAAGAGAGTTTgaaaaaagataaaagaaaaaaaaaagaaaagaagaATAATGATGttgatgatataaatgaagaagaagatgaagaaggaaatgatgaagatactatgaaaaaattttctGTTGATACTAGTgaaaatgaagatgatAAGGAAGACGATGATGATGACgaagatgatgatgatgatgaagatgatgatgatgatgaagatgatgatgatgatgatgatgatgatgacgACGAGGAGGATGATGATGACGATGATGATGACGATGATGACGATGATGAAGAcgatgatgaagatgatgatgaagatgatgatgatgaaaatgatcaaaatgaatatgcaggagatgataaaaaagatgaagATGGAGATGCAAAAAAGGGAAGTGATGATGAAGGTTTTGACTAA